TGGGCCACGGAAGAGAAGATCTCCCTCCAGTCCCCGCGTTCCTGGACGTTGTTCAGGGATCAATATCTCTTTGACCTCATGGCACACGAGTTGACCCATGTGATCCACTATCAGACCGCAGGAATCCAGGCCGGCCGTTCAGCGGAAAACGATCCCTTCTGGTTCAGGGAAGGGTTGGCGTCCGTGACCGCCGGGCAGGGGTACCGAAGGTATGGGAGGAAGGCGCTGCGGAGATTATTGCGGTCGGACCCGAAGTTTGATCCCTTCTCTCCGTCAGAGAGGGATATCCGGGACCATGAGAAGCTGGTTTATTCATCAGCTCATTATCTGACGGTCTATCTGATCGAAACCTATGGTTCCGATCGGATCAGGGACCTCCTTCACAGGATCGCACTCGGGGATTCCTTTGAGACTGCCTTTGACAAGACCTATCCCGTTTCTTTAAAACGGCTGAGGTCGGAATGGGAACCATGGCTGGAGATGAACGAACCTTAGTGGTCCTATTCGTAAATACGGTCGCATTCGATTGCCGTAGGGCGGCCTCCTCGGCGTTCCGCTCCTTGCGACGTACCGCAGGGGGTACGCCTCAGTCGCGCGCCTTGATGAGTCCGCCCTACGGCACTCTCGGTACGTTACCATACTTACGAACAGGACCACTTAGGTTTATATTCGCTCGCTAATCCAGCCCCCAAGGGGCGGGGAATGCACTCGCTATACTTTTTCAGTTATGAAATTAGTATTATCTCCAAAAGAGCGGGTGAAAACATAAGGGGTCAAGGGGTCAAGGATTCCAGGGGTCAAGTGAAGTGCTTTTCAAGAAATTGAGGGTCCGAGGGGTCAAGGGGTCAAGGATTCAAGTGAAATACAGAAAAGCAAGCAAAGTCTCCAGAGAGAAACACTGGACCCCTTGAACCCTTGAACCCTTGAACCCTTGAACCCTTGACTCCTGTGACCCTATGGTTCTTCAACCCTCGACCCCTTTTTACCCGCTAAATGGGAGAAGGACCTGAAATTATTGATAAGGAAGACAGTACACATGAAAGCATCTGTTCTGGTAGCCATGAGCGGCGGGGTGGATAGTTCGGTCGCCGCTCTGCTCCTTTTGGGAAAAGGCTACAAGGTGATGGGCGCGACCATGAAGATCTGGGATGAGGCGAGAGAGGTTTCGTTCCCCTCCCCCAGGATCTGCTGCTCCCTGTCCGCGGTGGAAGATGCCATGGCCGTGTGCGGGCAATTAAAGGTCCCTTATCATCTGCTGGAATATCATGAGCACTTCAGGACCGAGGTTGTCGAGGATTTCTGCAGGGAGTACCGGCATGGCCGCACACCCAACCCATGTGTCCTGTGCAACTCACGGCTCAAATTCGATCATTTTCTGAAAGAAGCGGATTCTCTGGGCTGCGGCTTTATGGCAACGGGCCATTATGCGAGGGTCGAGCAGGATTGCCGGACCGGGAAGTTCCTTTTGAAGCGGGGGAAGGATACAAGAAAGGATCAGTCCTATTTTCTTTACGGCGTAACCCAGGAAGTTCTTTCCCGCCTCCTCTTGCCGGTGGGAGATTATACCAAGGAGCATATCCGCAAGCTTGCCGAAGATTACGGACTCCCCGTAGCCCGGAAAAAGGAGAGTCAGGAGATCTGTTTCATCCCGGACCATGATTACGCCTCCTTCCTCATGAGGCGGTTTCCTGAAGCTCATGAGAAAGGGGACATTTTAAACATGTCGGGAAAGGTTCTCGGGACGCACCCGGGATATATGCATTATACCATCGGTCAGCGGAGAGGACTGGGGGTGTCCCATCCGGTCCCGCTTTATGTGCTGGAGATCCATCCTTCTGAAAATGTCATCGTCGTCGGGCGCAAAGAGGATCTGCTGAATCGTCATGCCGTAGTGAGCGGGATCAACTGGATCTCCGGCCGGCCTCCTTGTTTATCGGACAAGATCAGCGCCAAGATCCGCTACCGGCATGCAGGCGCGGAAGTCAGATTGGATCCTGCGGATGATCCGCATGCCTTTCGTGTGACCTTCAATGAACCTCAGGAAGCCATCACCCCGGGGCAATCCATGGTGTTTTATGAGGGAGAGGTTGTCCTCGGGGGCGGGATCATTGAAAAGGCAGAGTAGACTCCGTTAGAAAACCCTGTTTTCTAACACCGCTTCAATGATAGACACTCCATTTAAGACAATAACAGGGGAGCCGGCAACTTTCTCTAACGGAGTAGAGGAAAAATTTTACCATATATATGTAAAGTTTTTCCTATTTTAGGCAAAAGTTTTCCCATTTTACCCGGCTGTTCAGGCAAGAAGCGAGACATTATCTGATAATATGGAATAATTTTCCAAAGTTTTACCATATAAACTCTCAAAAATATTAAAAACATAAAATAATCAGGAGATTATTCTAAAAAATGGCATAGAAAATGCAACTATATAGATATTGATTTTATTAGACGGCGATGCCATGATAGAAAACATAAATAGTCAATTATATTATAATTATTTTATGGATCTTTAGAGCAGAAAGTCTTTGACCGGAAGGAGTGTTACCGTCATGTTTAAGATCAATGTTCACAAGATCGAAGAACATACCTTTATTCTCAACCTTGAAGGTGATCTCACAGTCCAGACCTCGGTCGAGTTTCATAACGCCATCACGCCGATCCTGCAAAGGGAGCCCAAGGCGATTTCTATTAATCTCTCCAATGTGGCTGCGATGGACGAGGCCGGCATCGTGATCCTCATGAATGATCTCATGGATCATTCAGGCCGGGGAATCTATTTCTACCTGATCGGCCTTCCGGAGAAAATCAAAGTCTATTACCAAGCCTGTCTGCAAAATTTTGAGAATCCCTATTTCTCAAACACCACACACTGAAACCCCTTGACATTGATCTGCCGGCGGACATCCGCGTTCCGTAAGCCTCCTGGAACTCGACATCAGGCTCAGTCCTTTAGTCACGAAACTCACATCAGGAAGATTCCGGTTGACTCCGAATGTCGAGAAGTGGTATGAAAAGATAGGAATCTGAGTAATCTCTCTGCAGGTGGGGCCGCCAATGGAAAGGATCATTCTGGAAATCCCGGAAGAAATACTCATCTCACTGAAGGAGACCCCGTCCGAGCTTTCGAGAGACATCCGGATGCTGGCGGCGGCCAAGCTCTACGAACTGGGCAAGCTCTCCTCCGGCAGGGCCGCCCAGCTTGCCGGCATGTCACGGGTAAGTTTCCTCCGTGCGCTCTCACAGTACGGCGTTTCCATCCTGGCTCTGACTCCCGACGAACTCAGGCAGGATTATGAAAACGCGTAGAACCGTAATTGTCAACACATCCCCCCTTTATTACCTGCACAAGCTGGAATGCCTCGAATGTTTGGCCGGGCTGTACGGCAGCGTGACCGTCCCGGAGGCTGTAGCCGCTGAGCTTGAAGAGGGGAAGAAGGCCGGAGAGGGCGTTCCTTGTCTCAGCGACTACCCATGGATACACGTGAGAAAGGTCATGATTCCCGCCTTCATCAAGATGGTTCCCGACTTGGGGCGGGGCGAAGCTGAGGTTCTGGCGTTGGGAGCCGAAGAAGAGGATACACTTATCGTTGTTGATGACGGCCTGGCCAGGAGAATAGCAAAACTGCAAGGCTTCACGATCACGGGCACGGCAGGGGTCCTTTTAAAGGCGAAGAAGCAAGGGCTTGTCAAAGAGATCAGGCCGATGCTCGTGAAGCTGAAAGAATCGGGCTTCTATCTCAAAGAAGAGATCGTAAGCGAGATCCTCAAGATAGCAGGAGAGTCCTGAACCGGGTTCCAAGCCTTTGGCGCGATCATTCCCCCAGACGTCCGTCACCATCACCCTGTCTTATCACGAAACTTCCCTCAAAAGGATTCCACTCAAAAAGATTCCAGTTGACTCCGAATGTCGAGAAGTGGTATGAAAAGGCACGAATCTAAGTAAATTTTACATCTCATAGGCCGGTTTCAGTCTGCCGTCACGCAGATGGCCATATGAATGCGGTTATTCTTTGAGGATCGGATAAGAAATAAATATCCTCCGGCTTTGCCGGAGGATATTTATTGAGCTTCCCTCAGGAGAATTAGAATTATGGATAGA
This window of the Nitrospirae bacterium CG2_30_53_67 genome carries:
- a CDS encoding tRNA 2-thiouridine(34) synthase MnmA, which encodes MKASVLVAMSGGVDSSVAALLLLGKGYKVMGATMKIWDEAREVSFPSPRICCSLSAVEDAMAVCGQLKVPYHLLEYHEHFRTEVVEDFCREYRHGRTPNPCVLCNSRLKFDHFLKEADSLGCGFMATGHYARVEQDCRTGKFLLKRGKDTRKDQSYFLYGVTQEVLSRLLLPVGDYTKEHIRKLAEDYGLPVARKKESQEICFIPDHDYASFLMRRFPEAHEKGDILNMSGKVLGTHPGYMHYTIGQRRGLGVSHPVPLYVLEIHPSENVIVVGRKEDLLNRHAVVSGINWISGRPPCLSDKISAKIRYRHAGAEVRLDPADDPHAFRVTFNEPQEAITPGQSMVFYEGEVVLGGGIIEKAE